The region agcttctgtatttcaattaaaggtgtaaagttatggaataagttacatgaagatttaaaacaaagcaatagtttaacacaattcaaaagaaggtacaaagaggtaattttcaatagatatacacatggggacagaaagcaataaggtgtgtattgaagataataacttggtgtaagggtttagaaagataaaccagcataaaatgggaaaatgtataggtaaatattagtaactgttacttcaaactgccactttgattttgattttttttttttatgacagtaggactaaagtctcaagtgtttaggggtaggagtttataagttctcacttcttcctaccccattttgagcatgatatgttaactgaaacaaaaatctgtattttctcttctttcttatgcacttcttgttactgtgcactattttatttttatatttgtatcatgttcacgttcgaataaatttcatggaggaggtgaggatggactccatgatggaggagtagaactgcaccatcattgtccttggcaggttgaagttcttcagctgccttcttcaggaagtccatcctctgctgggctttcttggtgagggagttgatgttcagctcccactttaggtcctgggagatgatagttcccaggaagcagaaagactccacagtgtccatggtggagtcacagagggtgatggaggtagctggggctgagttcttcctgaagtccacaaccatctccactgtttttacagcgttgagctccaggttgttctccctgcaccaggtcaccagatggtcagcctcccacctgtaggcggactcgtcaccatcagagatgagtcccatgagagtggtgtcgtcaggaacttcaggagcttgatgactgatgactggaggtgcagctgttggtgtacaggtagaagagcagaggagaaagaacacagccctggggggaaccagtgctgatgagctgagagtcagagtcatgttttcccagcttcacctgctgcttcctgtcagacaggaagtctgtgatccacctgctgcttcctgtcagacaggaagtctgtgatccacctgcaggtggagtcgggcacattcagctgggagagcttctcctgaagcagagctgggatgatggtgttgaaggcagagctgaaatccccaacaggatcctggcgtaggttcctgcagagtccaggtgatggaggatgtggtgaaggtCCAGGCTGACAGcatcgtctgcagacctgttggctctgtatgCAAACTGTaggaggtccaggaggggatctgtgatttatttaaggtgtgaaagcacaaggagctcaaaggacttcataaccacagaggtcagagcgacgggtctaaagtcattaagtcctgtggtccttggcttcttcACGCTGATGGTTgcactggttctgatccagtcgTTGTTCACACCATccccagatgctaaggtaacttAAACACGCTTTAGCTGCTTCGGCATGCTGCTGCACTATCATGCACATTGCATGTcatgttattgtgtgttatgtaAATAGTCTAGAATCCTTTCCgctgttaaatattttccacTGTGTAACGATTCAGAATGTGGACCCAGTATTAGAGTGCCgacaaaagacatttattttggaACTGATAGTGGGACAGGAACCAAAACTACTGAGGCAGTCAgatcacaaaaaaaggaaaaacaagaatcTTAATCTAAAATCAGTCCAGggttcaaaaacagaaaaaccagAATAGCAAGAGTGTCCAAAGAACAGGTCTGAGGTTGGCAAACAAATAAACTAAGCAGGAGGACTAGGAACAAACGAGCACTACTAGACAGGAACAGAATCAGGACAGGTAAACAGGAATCAGGTAATAGAATCAGGATCAGACTCAccataaaacaagaacagacgAACTGGCACTGATGACTGACTGAACAGGgattatacactgcaaaaagagaactaaaatatgtaaaatgttcttgaaattaatgtatttgcccttgatttgagcaggtaaataagattatttgccaatggtatgagtatttttacccctaaaataagataattagatatactgcacttgaaataaggtgatggagatgaattgttcctattttaagtgcaaagattttattccattggcaaatagtcctatttatctgctcaaatcaaggaaaaatactttaatttcagggaaaaaaaacttatttttaggtctattttgcAGCGTATAGAGCTGAGACCAGGTGAAGCCaggtggagcagagcaggtgTGCAAAGAGAACCAGCCTCAGTGCTGAGTTCCCAACAGAAAACCGAAGCAAGCcagaaaccaaaacaataacagaaaaacatggcagacagcaaataaaactgataaTATACACAGAATTAAAATACCAAATAACCCAAGACCCCACACTATGGCATAAAACAAGCTAAAACAGGTAAGTGGGCTGGCAGGTAAagcaaactgaactaaaagcttacagaaccctggctgataacataaaacaacaaacataacaaaaactcaaatcatgacacactgtgcaatatttactctggtatttacttcTTATCTTATATTCATTTCAGAAGGAAAATGTGTCTCTGCCTTTAACCCATCCTTAGGGAGCAGGATGCTGCCCTGCTGAGTGACACACGGGGAGACCGAGTTTTGAACCAGTCACCTTTGGGGCCTCTCCAAgacatcaatcaatcaatcaatcaatcaatcaatcaatcaatcaatcaatcaatcaatcaatcattttTTACTGCAGACACTGTTTGGTCCATATAAAAACaaaggcaacaacaacaaataaacaataaaatgaataaataaaaaactctaAACACTATTATCCACATAGACAAATTCTCCAGTGTCTCCAATAACAAAATATGTATCTGATGCTGCTTTTTGAGGCATAAttacaacaacatttttttcatttactgaTTCCTCCAGATGCATTAAAAATCTGTACACAAGATTTTTGATCACAGTTTTTAAAGTGGGTAAATTATTATGGACAAGCAGCTGCAAGGGACCTTCAGTGGGATCATTTTACGCCGCGAGCAATTTATCCTtccagtaatttccctctgggattattaaagtatttctgattctgattctgattcctgTAATGAGCCCACAGGCGTGCAGCGTACAGCAGAGTACAACAGGCTTTAAACAAAGCAGCTTTGACATAATCAGAACACGTGAAATTGACATGCCACCATGTTTgtatatcatcatcatcatcatcatcatcatcatcatcatcaccacaaAAATCACTCCTAATATTGTGACTGAGATATTTAACCATGTCCACAACAGTTAATACAtatttgtctttgttctctcctcTTGTCCTAACAACCGTTGCCACCGTTGTTATATTTCCTCATCTTGCATGGTTTGGTTTGTATACCAAAAATGTAGGATCCAAATCAAATAATTAGGAACCTCTCCTTCTTGTAATTCCATAAATAATTTGCCATGATTAATGCAATCAAACGCCTTGGACGCATCCAAGAAACCCAAAAACGTAGTGGAATTCTGTTTTGTATTTGCTTACTGCCTTCATTAAAGCATATACACATATCGGTgccatgtttaattttaaaaccaaattgtTTATCATATATTTTTGAAATCTATCTAAAATGATTCTTTCTAAAACTTTAGACAGCACACTTGCTAATGCGATGGGCTTATAGTTTTCAATACTGGATATCTTTCCTGTTTTATCTTTAATCACTGGTACCAGTAAAAGTGAGCCGAGTCAAATAATCGAGTCATCAGCAGGACTTGACTGCAAGCTGAGGAGCTGATTCAGCCTTTTGATTCAGGACACACAGGAAAGCAGACCTGCAGGACCGGAATTGAAGATCCCTGGGTTATAATATAAATTTGATGACATTTTATTAGAACTACAAATTAACTAGAATGTATGtaatatgatttaaaataattatttgataatataTTATGAATTGAAGATGTAtctgtttgtctgtttcttAAAGGTTCAGAAAGAGAGCAAATGTGGTCAATCATCTGTAAAAACTTAAGTGAACAATATTTATCAGATTGGTACCCTGAAACTAATCTGAACCATTTTAATATAGGAAAGTTAAATTGTTTATAATCTGTATATTCTGTTTCAGAGCTGCCTGGAGATGTTCAAGAGACGGTGGTGGTTAAAGAAGAGGTTCCTGAAGAAGAGAGCGCTGATGTGGACCTGCAGGACTCTGGGCCTGTCATTATaaaggaggaagatgaggaacTCTGGAGCAGTGTGGAGGAAGAGCAGCTCAGTGTAAAGGAGGAGACTGATGTCACCAGGTTTTCAGTTATTACTGTTCAAATAAAGCATGAGGATGATGAAGAGAAACCGCCGTTTTCACGGCTTCATCAAACAGATAATAGTGATCTTGCCACCAGCAGCTGTACTGACCAGATAAAAGCAGATCCCCATGAAGAGGAATGTGGGGGACCAGAATGCAGCACGGAGCAAGATCTGAACACTCATGGAGAAACTTCCAACTCCTCAGAGACTGAAGAGACCAAGAATGATGATGTGGACCATCCTGACTCTGACCTGAAGCCCTCGTCTGACTCTGGATCTGAAACTGAAGACAGTGACGACGAGCAGAAGGAGAGCTGGGCTCCTGAATCAGGTGGAAACACCGTCAACAGATCTCTGAGTTGCTCTGAGTGTGGCCAACGGTTTGTCAACAAGCTCTCTCTGCAGAGCCACATGACAGCTCACTCAACAGTAAGGTCTTCCAGCTCAGCGAGTACGGTCCAAGCAGATCTAAAACTTTATAGTTGTCCTGACTGCGGTAAaagttttaacaggaaggattatctaaacaaacacatgaaatgccacacaggagagaaaccctaTATTTGTGATCTttgtgaacaaagatttaggGTTAAATCAAAGCTAAATAGACATATGAAGatccacacaggagaaaaaCCATTTAGTTGTGAGGTTTGTGAACAAAAATTTGGAGTTAAATcaagtttaaacagacacatgagaatccatacaggagacaAACCATTTAGTTGTGATTTTTGTGGACGAACATTTCGCAACAAGTCAACTTTAAACAATCATATCAGAATTCATGCAGGAGCCGGAGCCTTTAGTTGTGATGTTTGCAATCAAAGATTCAGGTTAAAGGCAACTTTAAAAAGCCACATGAGAGTCCACACAGGAGACAAACCATTTAGTTGTGATGTTTGTGGGCAAAGGTTCATCGAAAGGTCAGCATTAAACCGTCACATGACGATCCACACTGGGGATAAACCCTTTGGTTGTGATGTTTGTGGGAAAAGATTTAGTGAAAACTCACATTTAATCTGCCATATGAGAATCCACACGGGAGATAAACCATTTAGTTGTGACGTCTGTGGGcaaagatttagatttaaatcaaatctaaaCAGACACGTGAAAAGTCACACAGGAGAGAGACCATTTGGTTGTGCCGTTTGTGGTCGAAGATTTATTGAAAAATCTGCCTTAAACAGTCACACGAGAAGTCACACAGGAGAAAAACCATTTAGCTGTAAAGTCTGCGGACGAAGATTCGTCAAAAAGTCCGCTTTAAACTGTCACATGACAATCCACACAGGCGATGAACCATTTCATTGTGATGTTTGTGGAAGAAGATTCAGTGAAAAGTCTAATTTAAACTGCcatatgagaatccacacaggagacaAACCGTTTAATTGTGATAtctgtggacaaagatttagatttaaatcaaatttaaacagacaTGCGAAGAatcataatttttaattttgaaaaagCAGGAGCATTCACACttcaaaaaaacagcaaaagttgTTCTTTGTGATCCGTAATTTTTTAAACTTGTCCTAAAGTCTCTGTTTGTGTGACACACTAATGTGTAAtcacattaaatgttttgttggtttgaGAGAGGAAAATTCAGGAAAAGTCACGTTGAGAATGACtatttaagttgtatttacacCCCCATGCCACAAGGGGCGCATTGCTACGTGAGACAGTCTAGTGAGGTGAAATGCCGTTCTTCTCCAGTATGGCAGAAGCGAGGCATTGAGAAACATCAACATTCGTCTGTCTCATCATTTCCTTGTGTTTTACAGGTTagtattaaaggcatactatgcaacatttttcagttaattaatgtgttccataccgttttggatgattaaatgagtcatttcaggtcgaacaaaggttttctcggccgccctggtggtctgtgggggaaataccgtacttgcaattgcaggagcactcggcccgcacacagagaagtctcgctttacggcgagaactccatgtgtttttgccctgccattcactatatgcacgcgcaaaagcaacaacaaagaaccgcgtgttaacgtcaaataaacatgcaagcatatcgagtttttattattattattattattattattattattattatttatttttattttttttgaaaatagcGCTATGGGAAACCCTGAtattcactgtgttagtcattgtttgtactgccgttttttccacttttcgttgcgttcgcctgtctgctaagctcaaaacaaccgcgcctggcttgatggagaaatcagaacagctgagcatctttatgtcagtgcacttttactttcgccctctggggggagcctcgctggaaaatcaaccccggttgtaTAGTATACCTTTTAAGTAAAAATCATATGAAAGGGTTGTAATGCACTTTTAAGACGCACAGTTAAATGTGAATGTATAAAGTAGTCAGTCAAAAACCCTGTATTTTGTTACGttttaaactatataaaaaaatagactGAGAAGAGAAGAAACTGGAGTCAGGGCGATGCTGCGTGCGCCATTTTGATTTgactttctatttatttaaacctACTCAGTTATACA is a window of Fundulus heteroclitus isolate FHET01 unplaced genomic scaffold, MU-UCD_Fhet_4.1 scaffold_44, whole genome shotgun sequence DNA encoding:
- the LOC118560521 gene encoding gastrula zinc finger protein XlCGF57.1-like, which gives rise to MWRQQVKQRLDAAEEQRHHILDAAFSPQHLLHTSELPGDVQETVVVKEEVPEEESADVDLQDSGPVIIKEEDEELWSSVEEEQLSVKEETDVTRFSVITVQIKHEDDEEKPPFSRLHQTDNSDLATSSCTDQIKADPHEEECGGPECSTEQDLNTHGETSNSSETEETKNDDVDHPDSDLKPSSDSGSETEDSDDEQKESWAPESGGNTVNRSLSCSECGQRFVNKLSLQSHMTAHSTVRSSSSASTVQADLKLYSCPDCGKSFNRKDYLNKHMKCHTGEKPYICDLCEQRFRVKSKLNRHMKIHTGEKPFSCEVCEQKFGVKSSLNRHMRIHTGDKPFSCDFCGRTFRNKSTLNNHIRIHAGAGAFSCDVCNQRFRLKATLKSHMRVHTGDKPFSCDVCGQRFIERSALNRHMTIHTGDKPFGCDVCGKRFSENSHLICHMRIHTGDKPFSCDVCGQRFRFKSNLNRHVKSHTGERPFGCAVCGRRFIEKSALNSHTRSHTGEKPFSCKVCGRRFVKKSALNCHMTIHTGDEPFHCDVCGRRFSEKSNLNCHMRIHTGDKPFNCDICGQRFRFKSNLNRHAKNHNF